One stretch of Pandoraea oxalativorans DNA includes these proteins:
- a CDS encoding LysR family transcriptional regulator, with product MENLLRKLDLTSLRLFVAVCQERSMARAAEREFIAPSAISRRIADIEAIVGLPLIQRHQRGITVTPVGETVRRYAERILGTIESLGAELSQFHEGARGSVRIAANLSAIVQFLPEDLAAFGRVFSAVDVELDEQHSNEVLQRVSERAVDVGICNTLEGIEAFTMVPYRRDRLAVILPAGHPLAARTGDIPFSACVGETLVGLQGNSALTQMLRQQASAAGESLRIKIRVSSLDALCRMAHAGLGIAIAPEQVGQLYVGKLDVVVRPLTDEWAHRQLWLVFPSREQLSATASAVVNFLAQGQGAQTR from the coding sequence ATGGAAAACCTTCTCCGCAAGCTTGACCTCACTTCTTTGCGTCTTTTCGTGGCCGTCTGCCAGGAGCGGAGCATGGCGCGTGCCGCCGAGCGCGAGTTCATCGCGCCTTCGGCGATCAGTCGTCGCATTGCCGACATCGAAGCCATCGTGGGACTCCCTCTCATCCAGCGTCACCAGCGCGGCATCACCGTCACGCCGGTGGGCGAGACGGTGCGCCGTTACGCCGAACGTATTCTAGGCACGATCGAATCGCTGGGCGCCGAACTGTCCCAATTCCATGAGGGCGCGCGCGGCAGCGTGCGCATTGCGGCCAATCTGTCGGCCATCGTGCAGTTCCTGCCGGAAGATCTGGCGGCGTTCGGGCGTGTCTTCTCCGCGGTGGATGTCGAACTCGACGAACAGCACAGCAACGAAGTGCTGCAACGCGTGTCCGAGCGCGCGGTAGACGTCGGCATCTGCAATACCCTTGAGGGCATCGAGGCGTTCACGATGGTGCCGTACCGCCGCGACCGGCTCGCCGTGATCCTGCCCGCAGGGCATCCGCTCGCGGCGCGGACCGGCGACATCCCGTTTTCCGCGTGCGTCGGCGAGACGCTGGTGGGGCTTCAGGGCAATAGCGCGCTCACGCAGATGCTGCGTCAGCAGGCGAGTGCGGCGGGCGAGTCGCTGCGTATCAAGATCCGTGTCTCCAGCCTCGACGCCCTGTGCCGCATGGCGCACGCCGGACTGGGCATCGCCATCGCCCCCGAGCAGGTGGGGCAGTTGTACGTCGGCAAGCTCGATGTCGTGGTGCGTCCGCTTACCGACGAGTGGGCGCATCGTCAGCTCTGGCTGGTCTTTCCGTCGCGTGAGCAACTTAGTGCGACGGCGTCGGCCGTGGTGAATTTCCTCGCGCAAGGGCAGGGCGCGCAGACCCGCTAA